A window from Primulina eburnea isolate SZY01 chromosome 2, ASM2296580v1, whole genome shotgun sequence encodes these proteins:
- the LOC140822788 gene encoding malonyl-coenzyme:anthocyanin 5-O-glucoside-6'''-O-malonyltransferase-like has product MTSLVETCRISPPQGEVPPEISFPATYFDIVWIAYHPIRRLIFFDYTESKSSFFETHLPNLKRSLSLTLKHFTPLAGNMIHPLNTTEKPRFRYVEGDSVSLTVSESSNDFDSLVSYAARDADQFYDYVPQMPPLKDEPEHKLVPILALQVTLFPGKGICIGFTNHHSIGDASSIVSFIKTWASICKFDGSDEELMSQDYRKHMPCFDRKLIKDPLGIDAIFWNKMRQIPIQSSTFPLPTERVRATFILEESDIRKLKDLVLSKRPSVFHLSSFVIASSYVWANLVKSGDVIGEEVDANVDEYFIFPADARPRTDPPVPANYFGNCLCGGVVKVAHGELVGNEGVMAAAEATAGVIRNKVNNKAEALKGAENWLSDFENLGEIRTLGVSGSPKFDLYRVDYGLGKARKLEVVSLDGEKYSMSLCKWRDSETGLEVGLSLPKPRMEAFAALFQDGLRLISPT; this is encoded by the coding sequence ATGACGAGCCTCGTCGAAACCTGCCGAATTTCACCTCCACAAGGAGAGGTTCCGCCGGAGATATCATTTCCGGCCACATATTTTGATATCGTCTGGATAGCTTACCACCCAATACGACGCCTCATTTTCTTTGATTATACAGAATCCAAATCCAGTTTCTTTGAAACCCACCTCCCGAATCTGAAACGATCGCTGTCCCTAACTCTCAAGCACTTCACCCCACTTGCAGGCAATATGATACACCCTCTAAACACCACTGAAAAGCCAAGATTTCGCTACGTTGAGGGGGACTCCGTGTCTCTCACAGTTTCCGAGTCGAGCAATGATTTCGATAGCCTGGTTAGCTATGCCGCGCGTGATGCCGATCAGTTCTACGATTACGTACCTCAGATGCCGCCGTTAAAAGATGAACCCGAGCACAAACTAGTCCCGATTCTGGCGCTGCAAGTGACGCTTTTTCCAGGCAAGGGGATATGCATTGGTTTCACCAATCATCACAGTATCGGAGACGCGAGTTCGATTGTAAGCTTCATAAAGACGTGGGCTTCGATATGCAAATTTGATGGTTCAGACGAAGAGTTGATGTCTCAAGATTATCGTAAACACATGCCCTGTTTCGATAGGAAGTTAATAAAGGATCCTCTTGGAATCGACGCTATTTTCTGGAACAAAATGAGACAGATTCCAATCCAGTCGTCTACTTTCCCATTGCCCACGGAAAGGGTTCGCGCTACATTCATCCTAGAAGAATCTGATATCAGGAAACTCAAAGATCTAGTTTTAAGCAAGAGACCAAGTGTTTTTCACTTGTCATCTTTCGTGATTGCGTCTTCTTATGTTTGGGCTAACTTAGTTAAATCCGGGGATGTAATTGGCGAGGAAGTGGATGCTAACGTGGACGAATACTTCATATTTCCCGCGGATGCAAGGCCAAGAACAGATCCACCGGTGCCTGCTAACTACTTCGGCAACTGTTTATGTGGCGGAGTGGTGAAGGTTGCGCACGGTGAATTGGTAGGAAATGAAGGAGTGATGGCAGCTGCGGAAGCCACGGCTGGCGTGATACGAAACAAGGTGAACAACAAGGCAGAAGCACTGAAAGGTGCTGAGAATTGGCTTTCAGATTTTGAGAATCTTGGGGAGATAAGGACTCTTGGGGTGTCTGGATCACCAAAATTTGACTTGTACAGGGTGGATTATGGATTGGGGAAGGCAAGAAAGCTGGAGGTTGTGTCCCTTGATGGGGAAAAATATTCCATGTCTTTGTGCAAGTGGAGAGACTCTGAGACGGGATTAGAGGTCGGCTTGTCTCTGCCCAAACCAAGAATGGAGGCATTTGCTGCTCTCTTCCAGGATGGATTAAGGTTGATTTCTCCCACATAA
- the LOC140822789 gene encoding biogenesis of lysosome-related organelles complex 1 subunit 1 has product MERLHPPKPGGLEASLLQMINDHNSASLKLREQTEKSKREAIRTASRVSDLLVNAVNGGVQEVFIIEKRIEIEIRALAATVARFSKQTDQWLAASHTINTAVKEIGDFENWMKTIELDCKSISAAIRNIHHS; this is encoded by the exons ATGGAACGATTGCATCCACCGAAGCCAGGAGGCCTAGAAGCATCACTGCTTCAAATGATTAATGATCATAACTCTGCCTCCTTGAAGTTGCGGGAACAAACTG AGAAATCAAAGAGAGAAGCCATTCGAACTGCATCGCGTGTGTCAGATCTATTGGTGAATGCAGTGAATGGGGGCGTGCAAGAGGTGTTTATAATTGAGAAGCGAATTGAAATCGAAATTCGAGCATTAGCCGCAACTGTTGCGCGATTCTCGAAACAGACCGATCAGTGGCTCGCAGCTTCTCACACCATCAACACTGCTGTCAAG GAGATTGGAGATTTCGAGAACTGGATGAAGACGATTGAACTTGATTGTAAAAGCATTAGTGCTGCAATTCGTAACATCCATCATTCATGA
- the LOC140824527 gene encoding uncharacterized protein — protein sequence MVRPTYVDSNGMKKGAWSEEEDKKLRDYIQRYGHWNWRLLPKFAGLARCGKSCRLRWVNYLKPGTKHGNFSKYEEDLIIQLHNRLGNRWSSIAAELPGRTDNEIKNFWHTCIKKRGRRNLDVIQPESMIEEQINDKTDQVLVFDEEEQLLDELNYLDFCNGDMLLPCDSISPGSVAQSSDNLWADSISPGSVAQSSDNFWADSNYTGSVAQSSDNLWADSISPGSVAQSSDNLWADSISPGSVAQSSDNLWADSISPGSVAQSSDNLWADSISPAYVAQSSDNLWAEIFHDEYTSYNQNDFNNFPPLQEEEVFNSGLIQEHYYREYLSTFGNSIPNSFDWNHQADDVLDTSQSELPYFPSEVEAAEEIYDHYFQYCDHDMGLS from the exons ATGGTGAGGCCAACTTACGTTGACAGTAATGGAATGAAGAAGGGTGCGTGGAGTGAGGAAGAAGATAAAAAATTGCGGGATTATATTCAGAGATATGGCCACTGGAATTGGCGCTTGTTGCCTAAATTTGCTG GTCTTGCAAGATGTGGGAAGAGCTGTAGACTTCGATGGGTGAATTATTTGAAGCCAGGTACTAAACATGGTAACTTCAGCAAATATGAGGAGGATCTTATCATCCAACTGCACAATCGACTCGGGAATAG ATGGTCATCCATCGCAGCAGAATTGCCAGGAAGAACGGACAACGAAATCAAGAATTTTTGGCACACATGCATAAAGAAACGTGGCAGACGTAACCTCGATGTGATACAACCAGAAAGCATGATCGAAGAGCAGATCAATGACAAGACTGATCAAGTACTAGTGTTTGATGAGGAAGAGCAATTACTTGATGAATTAAATTACCTCGATTTTTGTAATGGTGATATGCTCCTACCATGTGATTCAATTTCTCCGGGTTCTGTGGCACAATCCTCAGACAATTTGTGGGCTGATTCAATTTCTCCGGGTTCTGTAGCACAATCCTCAGACAATTTTTGGGCTGATTCAAATTATACGGGTTCTGTGGCACAATCCTCAGACAATCTGTGGGCTGATTCAATTTCTCCTGGTTCTGTAGCACAATCCTCAGACAATTTGTGGGCTGATTCAATTTCTCCTGGTTCTGTGGCACAATCCTCAGACAATCTGTGGGCTGATTCAATTTCTCCTGGTTCTGTAGCACAATCCTCAGACAATTTGTGGGCTGATTCAATTTCTCCAGCTTATGTTGCACAATCCTCAGATAATTTGTGGGCCGAAATATTTCATGATGAGTACACATCTTACAACCAAAATGATTTTAATAACTTCCCACCACTGCAAGAGGAAGAGGTTTTCAATTCTGGGCTAATTCAAGAACATTATTATAGGGAATATTTATCGACCTTCGGTAATTCTATTCCGAACTCGTTTGACTGGAATCATCAGGCCGATGATGTGTTGGATACATCTCAAAGTGAACTCCCATATTTTCCATCAGAAGTGGAGGCTGCAGAAGAGATTTATGATCACTACTTTCAATATTGTGATCATGACATGGGCTTGTCTTAG